The following are encoded together in the Actinobacillus lignieresii genome:
- the cysW gene encoding sulfate ABC transporter permease subunit CysW — translation MQSLLKKRPLVERLLIGLAILLFVILLLLPLLVVISQGLAKGLDFFLASISEEDTLAALKLTLLAAAIAVPLNIIFGIAAAWAVTKYQFKGRQLLLTLIDLPFSISPVVAGLIYVLLFGAQSWLYPHLQAVDFQIVYAIPGIILATLFVSVPFVARELIPIMEAQGTTEEEAAAVLGANGWQIFYHVTLPNIKWALLHGVVLCTARALGEFGAVSVVSGHIRGLTNTLPLQIEILYNEYNIVAAFSVAILLLGLSLILLFIRQWTEAKLAR, via the coding sequence ATGCAAAGTTTACTCAAAAAACGACCGCTTGTTGAAAGGCTATTAATCGGCTTAGCGATTCTGCTATTTGTGATTTTGCTACTTTTACCGTTATTGGTGGTAATTTCACAAGGATTGGCAAAAGGCTTGGATTTTTTCCTTGCGTCAATCAGCGAGGAAGATACGCTTGCTGCGCTAAAACTTACCTTGTTAGCCGCCGCTATTGCCGTACCGCTGAATATCATTTTCGGCATTGCCGCAGCTTGGGCTGTGACTAAATATCAATTTAAAGGCAGACAGCTTTTGCTTACCTTAATTGATTTACCTTTTTCGATTTCACCGGTGGTGGCAGGACTGATTTACGTGTTGTTATTCGGCGCACAGAGTTGGCTTTATCCGCACTTACAAGCGGTCGATTTTCAAATCGTTTATGCTATTCCGGGCATTATTTTAGCCACCCTATTTGTTTCCGTGCCTTTTGTCGCACGAGAACTGATTCCGATTATGGAAGCACAAGGCACAACGGAAGAAGAAGCGGCGGCGGTATTGGGTGCAAACGGCTGGCAAATTTTCTATCACGTCACTTTACCGAATATCAAATGGGCGTTATTACACGGCGTGGTACTCTGTACCGCTCGTGCGTTAGGCGAATTCGGGGCGGTTTCGGTGGTATCAGGGCATATACGAGGATTAACTAACACCTTACCGTTGCAAATCGAAATTTTATACAACGAATACAACATTGTAGCGGCATTTTCGGTTGCGATTTTATTACTCGGTTTATCTTTAATTTTATTATTTATTCGTCAGTGGACAGAGGCGAAATTAGCACGATAG
- a CDS encoding sulfate/molybdate ABC transporter ATP-binding protein — MAISVKQINKRFGQFQALNNIDFSIQNGELTALLGPSGCGKTTLLRIIAGLETATSGQILFDDCDVTQLSAKERDIGFVFQHYALFRHMTIADNIAFGLRMKPKQERLSEAEIQTKVKNLLELIQLEHIGERYPDQLSGGQRQRVALARAIATQPKVLLLDEPFGALDAKVRKDLRRWLRDFHHEINLTSIFVTHDQDEALEVADKIILMNKGQIEQIGTPEQVYKQPRSAFVANFLGDVNILHGYILAGALHIDTFKKPIEQCYAADDVVVYVRPHEMAITKNKIENTLKGVISRVHTAGPTVFLEVLHKNHEPIEISVSYAQFGQEQFCIGDEVYFRPLLLNFFVQNELIEFMI, encoded by the coding sequence ATGGCAATTAGCGTTAAACAAATTAATAAGCGCTTTGGACAATTCCAAGCACTAAACAATATTGATTTTAGTATTCAAAATGGTGAACTGACCGCCTTACTCGGGCCGTCCGGTTGCGGAAAAACCACGTTGTTACGTATTATTGCCGGACTGGAAACTGCAACAAGCGGTCAAATTTTGTTTGATGATTGTGATGTGACCCAACTTTCGGCGAAAGAACGGGATATCGGCTTTGTGTTTCAGCATTATGCGCTGTTTCGCCATATGACGATTGCCGACAATATCGCTTTCGGCTTACGTATGAAGCCAAAACAAGAACGTTTATCCGAAGCGGAAATTCAAACGAAAGTTAAAAATCTCTTGGAACTGATTCAGCTGGAACATATCGGCGAACGCTATCCTGATCAGCTTTCCGGCGGTCAGCGTCAACGTGTTGCCTTGGCAAGAGCGATCGCAACCCAGCCGAAAGTGTTGCTGTTAGACGAACCATTCGGCGCTTTAGATGCGAAAGTGCGTAAAGATTTGCGCCGTTGGTTGCGTGATTTTCATCATGAAATTAACCTCACCAGTATTTTTGTAACTCACGATCAAGATGAAGCATTGGAAGTTGCGGATAAAATCATTCTGATGAATAAAGGACAAATCGAGCAAATCGGCACGCCGGAACAGGTTTATAAACAACCGAGAAGTGCATTTGTGGCAAATTTTTTGGGCGATGTGAATATTTTACACGGCTATATTTTAGCCGGCGCCTTGCATATTGATACGTTTAAAAAACCAATCGAACAATGTTATGCTGCTGATGATGTAGTGGTTTATGTACGTCCGCATGAAATGGCAATAACTAAAAATAAAATTGAAAATACGTTAAAAGGCGTGATCTCCCGAGTACACACCGCCGGCCCTACGGTATTTTTAGAGGTGTTACATAAAAATCACGAGCCGATAGAAATATCCGTCAGCTATGCTCAATTCGGACAAGAACAATTTTGCATAGGCGATGAAGTTTATTTTCGACCGTTATTATTAAATTTCTTTGTGCAAAACGAATTGATTGAATTTATGATCTAG
- the lldD gene encoding FMN-dependent L-lactate dehydrogenase LldD: MIISSANDYREAARRRVPPFMFHYADGGSFSERTLERNVTDLADLALRQRVLKDMSQLDTEIELFGEKLAMPAVLAPVGACGMYARRGEVQAAQAAENKGIPFTLSTVSICPIEEVTAAIKRPMWFQLYVLKDRGFMKHVLERAKAAGCSTLVFTVDMPTPGARYRDRHSGMSGDYKEIRRALQAVTHPFWTWDVGIKGKPHTLGNVSAYTGKAVGLDDYVVWLGENFDPSISWKDLEWIRDFWDGPMVIKGILDPEDAKDAVRFGADGIVVSNHGGRQLDGALSSARALPSIADAVKGDIKILADSGIRNGLDIVRMLALGADATMLGRAFVYALGAAGKAGVENMLDIFKKEMHVAMTLTSNQKISDITRDALVDLSKL; encoded by the coding sequence ATGATTATTTCATCAGCCAATGACTATCGTGAAGCCGCACGTCGTCGTGTTCCTCCGTTTATGTTTCATTATGCGGACGGCGGATCATTCTCTGAACGCACGTTAGAACGTAACGTAACTGATCTTGCCGATCTGGCATTACGTCAGCGCGTATTAAAAGATATGTCACAGCTTGATACCGAAATCGAATTATTCGGGGAAAAACTGGCGATGCCGGCGGTATTAGCACCGGTGGGCGCTTGCGGTATGTATGCTCGCCGTGGCGAAGTGCAGGCGGCGCAGGCGGCGGAAAATAAAGGCATTCCGTTCACGCTTTCCACGGTATCAATTTGCCCGATTGAAGAAGTGACCGCTGCAATTAAACGCCCGATGTGGTTCCAGCTTTATGTGCTAAAAGACCGCGGTTTTATGAAACACGTGTTAGAACGTGCCAAAGCGGCAGGTTGTTCAACCTTAGTGTTTACCGTGGATATGCCGACACCAGGCGCACGTTATCGTGATCGCCATTCGGGCATGAGCGGTGATTACAAAGAAATTCGCCGTGCATTACAAGCGGTAACTCACCCGTTCTGGACGTGGGATGTCGGTATTAAAGGTAAACCGCATACGCTTGGTAACGTTTCGGCTTATACCGGTAAAGCGGTGGGTTTAGATGATTACGTGGTGTGGTTAGGCGAAAACTTCGACCCGTCAATTTCGTGGAAAGATTTGGAATGGATTCGTGATTTCTGGGACGGCCCGATGGTAATCAAGGGCATTTTAGATCCGGAAGATGCGAAAGATGCGGTACGTTTCGGCGCAGACGGTATTGTGGTTTCAAATCACGGCGGTCGCCAACTAGACGGTGCATTATCCAGCGCAAGAGCTTTACCTTCGATTGCCGATGCGGTGAAAGGCGATATTAAAATTCTTGCCGACTCGGGCATTCGTAACGGCTTAGATATTGTACGTATGCTCGCATTAGGCGCGGACGCTACTATGCTCGGACGTGCGTTTGTGTACGCTCTCGGCGCAGCGGGCAAAGCCGGCGTGGAAAATATGTTAGATATTTTCAAGAAAGAAATGCACGTTGCAATGACCCTTACCAGCAACCAAAAAATCAGCGACATCACCCGTGATGCACTGGTTGATTTAAGCAAGCTGTAA
- the cysT gene encoding sulfate ABC transporter permease subunit CysT, protein MQQTRIIPGFNLSLGYTLTFLSLVVLIPLAGLFIFSAQISAEQFIKLITSRQLLLALGLSFKSAFSAALVNSFIGLLLAWVLVRYQFWGKRLMDTFIDMPFALPTAVAGIALTAIYARNGIIGQFFETKIAYSSLGITLALLFVTLPFVVRTLQPVLEDLPKDVEEAAEILGASPFQTFRYVIFPAILPAWITGFTLAFARGIGEYGSVVFISGNLPFRTEILPLVIMSKLDQYDYVGAATIGVLMLIISFVLIFVINLIQRYFAKRTAK, encoded by the coding sequence ATGCAACAAACTCGAATTATTCCCGGTTTTAACCTTTCGTTAGGTTATACCCTCACATTTTTAAGCCTTGTAGTACTGATTCCGTTAGCCGGTCTATTTATCTTTTCCGCCCAAATTTCTGCCGAACAATTTATTAAATTGATTACCAGCCGGCAGTTATTATTAGCGTTGGGGTTATCTTTTAAAAGCGCATTCAGTGCCGCATTAGTGAATAGTTTTATCGGTTTATTGTTAGCATGGGTATTGGTGCGTTACCAATTCTGGGGCAAGCGATTAATGGATACTTTTATTGATATGCCGTTTGCCTTGCCAACTGCGGTAGCCGGCATTGCACTGACGGCGATTTACGCTCGCAACGGTATTATCGGGCAATTTTTTGAAACCAAAATCGCCTACAGCTCATTAGGTATTACTTTAGCATTATTGTTTGTCACGTTGCCCTTTGTAGTTCGCACACTACAACCGGTGCTGGAAGACTTACCGAAAGATGTGGAAGAAGCGGCGGAAATTTTAGGCGCTAGCCCGTTTCAGACCTTTCGCTATGTAATCTTTCCGGCAATTTTACCGGCTTGGATTACCGGTTTTACCCTCGCTTTTGCACGTGGCATCGGCGAATACGGTTCGGTCGTGTTTATTTCCGGTAATTTGCCGTTTAGAACCGAAATCCTACCGCTTGTAATTATGTCAAAACTCGATCAATACGATTATGTTGGGGCGGCAACCATTGGCGTATTAATGCTGATCATCTCATTCGTACTGATTTTTGTGATCAATCTGATTCAGCGTTACTTCGCTAAGCGGACAGCAAAATAG
- a CDS encoding sulfate ABC transporter substrate-binding protein yields MIVKKFYFLTACLMLSVQAYAVELLNVSYDPTREFYKEYNRLFADYWQQQSGEQITIKTSHGGSGKQARAVIDGLQADVVTLALAGDIDALNKHQDLIEPNWQQRLAERSLPYHSTIVFLVRKGNPKRIYDWQDLVRDPSIEVITPNPKTSGGARWNFLAAWAYAQDRFGREQQALEFVTRLYQQVPVLDTGARGATMSFIQRGLGDVLLVWENEAYLALQEEGGDQFEIVTPKVSIIAEPSVAVVDKVVDKKGTRKQAEAYLQYLYSEAAQRLIAKHYYRPASGQILAEFRQQFPELRLLKMHDIFCGGWELIQPKFFDDGAIFDQILEKIYQ; encoded by the coding sequence ATGATTGTAAAAAAATTCTATTTTTTAACCGCTTGCTTAATGCTGTCAGTACAGGCTTATGCGGTTGAGTTATTAAACGTTTCTTATGATCCGACCCGTGAGTTTTACAAAGAATATAATCGCCTGTTTGCCGATTATTGGCAACAACAAAGCGGTGAGCAGATCACGATAAAAACATCACACGGCGGATCCGGTAAACAAGCTCGTGCGGTGATTGACGGCTTGCAAGCGGATGTCGTTACCTTAGCGTTAGCCGGTGATATTGATGCGTTAAATAAACATCAAGATCTGATCGAGCCGAATTGGCAGCAACGTTTAGCTGAACGTAGCTTACCGTATCACTCGACCATTGTATTTTTAGTACGTAAAGGGAATCCGAAACGGATCTACGACTGGCAGGATTTAGTGCGAGATCCGAGTATTGAAGTGATTACGCCGAACCCAAAAACGTCCGGCGGAGCAAGATGGAATTTTCTAGCGGCTTGGGCGTATGCTCAAGATCGTTTCGGTAGGGAACAGCAAGCATTGGAATTTGTTACTCGCCTTTATCAACAAGTACCGGTGTTAGATACCGGTGCGAGAGGCGCGACGATGAGCTTTATCCAACGAGGATTGGGCGATGTTTTACTTGTTTGGGAAAACGAGGCTTATTTGGCATTACAAGAAGAAGGCGGTGATCAGTTTGAAATAGTCACTCCAAAAGTTTCGATTATTGCCGAGCCATCGGTTGCCGTGGTAGATAAAGTGGTGGATAAAAAAGGTACTCGTAAACAAGCGGAGGCTTATCTGCAATATTTATACAGCGAAGCGGCACAACGCCTGATTGCTAAGCATTATTACCGTCCTGCAAGCGGTCAAATTTTAGCGGAATTTCGCCAACAATTTCCCGAGCTAAGATTACTTAAAATGCACGACATTTTTTGCGGTGGCTGGGAATTGATTCAACCGAAATTTTTTGATGACGGTGCGATTTTCGATCAAATCTTAGAAAAAATTTACCAATAA
- the ompA gene encoding porin OmpA, with protein sequence MKKSLVALTVLSAAAVAQAAPQQNTFYAGAKAGWASFHDGIEQLDSAKNTDRGTKYGINRNSVTYGVFGGYQILNQDKLGLAAELGYDYFGRVRGSEKPNGKADKKTFRHAAHGATIALKPSYEVLPDLDVYGKVGIALVNNTYKTFNAAQEKVKTRRFQSSLILGAGVEYAILPELAARVEYQWLNNAGKASYSTLNRMGATDYRPDISSVSAGLSYRFGQGAAPVAAPAVETKNFAFSSDVLFAFGKSNLKPAAATALDAMQTEINNAGLANAAIQVNGYTDRIGKEASNLKLSQRRAETVANYIVSKGTPAANVTAVGYGEANPVTGATCDKVKGRKALIACLAPDRRVEVQVQGSKEVTM encoded by the coding sequence ATGAAAAAATCATTAGTTGCTTTAACAGTATTATCGGCTGCAGCGGTAGCTCAAGCAGCGCCACAACAAAATACTTTCTACGCAGGTGCGAAAGCAGGTTGGGCGTCATTCCATGATGGTATCGAACAATTAGATTCAGCTAAAAACACAGATCGCGGTACAAAATACGGTATCAACCGTAATTCAGTAACTTACGGCGTATTCGGCGGTTACCAAATTTTAAACCAAGACAAATTAGGTTTAGCGGCTGAATTAGGTTATGACTATTTCGGTCGTGTGCGCGGTTCTGAAAAACCAAACGGTAAAGCGGACAAGAAAACTTTCCGTCACGCTGCACACGGTGCGACAATCGCATTAAAACCTAGCTACGAAGTATTACCTGACTTAGACGTTTACGGTAAAGTAGGTATCGCATTAGTAAACAATACATATAAAACATTCAATGCAGCACAAGAGAAAGTGAAAACTCGTCGTTTCCAAAGTTCTTTAATTTTAGGTGCGGGTGTTGAGTACGCAATTCTTCCTGAATTAGCGGCACGTGTGGAATACCAATGGTTAAACAACGCAGGTAAAGCAAGCTACTCTACTTTAAATCGTATGGGTGCAACTGACTACCGTCCGGATATCAGTTCCGTATCTGCAGGTTTAAGCTACCGTTTCGGTCAAGGTGCGGCACCGGTTGCAGCTCCGGCAGTTGAAACTAAAAACTTCGCATTCAGCTCTGACGTATTATTCGCATTCGGTAAATCAAACTTAAAACCGGCTGCGGCAACAGCATTAGATGCAATGCAAACCGAAATCAATAACGCAGGTTTAGCAAACGCTGCGATCCAAGTAAACGGCTACACAGACCGTATCGGTAAAGAAGCTTCAAACTTAAAACTTTCACAACGTCGTGCGGAAACAGTAGCTAACTACATCGTTTCTAAAGGTACTCCGGCAGCTAACGTAACTGCAGTAGGTTACGGTGAAGCGAACCCGGTAACCGGCGCAACATGTGACAAAGTTAAAGGTCGTAAAGCGTTAATCGCTTGCTTAGCACCGGATCGTCGTGTTGAAGTTCAAGTACAAGGCTCAAAAGAAGTAACTATGTAA
- a CDS encoding biotin--[acetyl-CoA-carboxylase] ligase: MSKLNQSQIQTALLCGQALVFDEIDSTNEYLLKHYQTLPQGSVCLAEQQTAGRGRRGRTWYSPQSENVYFSILWHYPTEDAAHISSLSLVISLIIAESLQAQQVENIQIKWPNDIYYCGKKMGGILIETKADRSGIHLVIGIGLNLGMTKVDEKIVTQAWSDLSDYQFDRNALVCRLAYELQKNLKIYPLVGFEHYAERWQTFDIFRDQPVKLVMEGNEIHGISRGISQRGELLLEQNGVITLFGIGEMSLRAE, encoded by the coding sequence ATGAGCAAATTAAACCAATCTCAGATCCAAACGGCGTTATTATGCGGGCAAGCGTTGGTGTTTGATGAAATTGATTCGACCAACGAATATTTGCTTAAACACTATCAAACCTTGCCACAAGGTTCGGTATGTTTGGCGGAGCAACAAACCGCCGGCAGGGGCAGACGTGGGCGCACTTGGTATTCTCCGCAAAGTGAAAATGTCTATTTTTCAATTTTATGGCATTACCCGACTGAAGACGCTGCGCATATTTCTTCGCTGAGCTTGGTAATTTCGTTGATTATTGCCGAAAGTTTGCAAGCGCAACAGGTGGAAAATATCCAAATCAAATGGCCGAACGATATTTATTATTGCGGCAAAAAAATGGGTGGGATTTTAATTGAAACCAAAGCGGATCGCAGCGGAATCCATTTAGTGATCGGCATCGGTTTAAATTTGGGCATGACCAAAGTAGATGAAAAGATCGTGACCCAAGCGTGGTCCGATTTATCCGACTATCAATTTGATCGCAATGCGTTGGTTTGTCGTCTCGCGTATGAATTGCAAAAAAATCTCAAAATTTACCCGCTTGTCGGCTTTGAACATTATGCAGAGCGTTGGCAAACGTTTGATATTTTTCGTGATCAGCCGGTAAAACTGGTGATGGAAGGTAACGAAATTCACGGTATCTCGCGTGGTATAAGCCAACGGGGCGAATTACTGCTCGAGCAAAACGGCGTGATAACACTATTCGGAATCGGCGAGATGTCTTTAAGAGCGGAATAA
- the murB gene encoding UDP-N-acetylmuramate dehydrogenase, with protein sequence MKHSLTPFHTFHLPANASKIVEFSNAEQLLNEWQTAVNNHQPVLILGQGSNVIFLDDFDGCVFINKLKGIEHHEDEQFHYLHVQGGENWHELVKWTLANNIAGLENLALIPGVAGSAPIQNIGAYGVEFERVCDFVEVLNLRTGDIFRLTKQECQFGYRESVFKHQYKDEFAILSVGIKLAKVWQPVLNYGSLTQFDPQRVTPQQVFDEVCAVRSAKLPNPDEFGNAGSFFKNPVIEAAKFAQIQTAYPNIPNYPQADGTVKLAAGWLIDQCELKGFQLGGAAVHEKQALVLINKQAAAGSDVVALAKEVRHRVREKFGVELHPEVRFMGKNGEVNSEEVTR encoded by the coding sequence ATGAAACACAGTTTAACTCCCTTCCATACCTTTCATTTGCCGGCAAATGCAAGCAAAATCGTTGAGTTCAGCAATGCCGAACAATTACTTAACGAATGGCAAACCGCCGTAAACAATCATCAGCCGGTACTGATTTTAGGGCAAGGCTCAAATGTGATTTTCTTAGATGATTTTGACGGTTGCGTATTCATCAACAAATTAAAAGGTATCGAACATCACGAAGATGAACAATTCCACTATTTGCACGTGCAAGGCGGTGAAAATTGGCATGAGCTGGTGAAATGGACGCTAGCAAACAATATTGCAGGTCTTGAGAATCTCGCGCTCATTCCAGGGGTTGCCGGTTCTGCGCCGATTCAAAATATCGGTGCTTACGGGGTGGAATTTGAACGTGTGTGTGATTTTGTCGAAGTGCTGAATTTACGCACCGGCGACATTTTCCGTTTAACCAAACAAGAGTGCCAATTCGGTTATCGTGAAAGTGTGTTTAAACACCAGTACAAAGATGAATTTGCGATTCTGTCGGTCGGCATCAAATTGGCAAAAGTATGGCAGCCGGTATTAAATTACGGCTCATTAACTCAATTTGATCCGCAACGTGTAACGCCTCAACAAGTGTTTGACGAAGTGTGTGCGGTACGTTCGGCAAAATTACCGAATCCGGACGAGTTTGGTAATGCCGGTAGTTTCTTCAAGAACCCAGTGATTGAGGCTGCAAAATTTGCGCAAATTCAGACCGCTTACCCGAATATTCCAAACTATCCGCAAGCAGACGGCACAGTAAAATTGGCGGCTGGTTGGTTGATTGATCAATGCGAATTGAAAGGCTTTCAATTAGGCGGTGCGGCGGTACATGAAAAACAAGCGTTGGTATTGATTAATAAGCAAGCAGCAGCTGGTTCAGATGTAGTGGCATTAGCGAAAGAAGTACGCCACCGTGTACGTGAAAAATTCGGAGTTGAGCTGCATCCGGAAGTGCGTTTTATGGGCAAAAATGGCGAAGTGAATAGCGAAGAAGTCACGAGATAA
- a CDS encoding phosphoadenylyl-sulfate reductase, giving the protein MSFLRPNLWQIPTPSEADFANLSQKETALYQRIQQISQQHRNAKFANSLAVEDMLITDVIAKSQANITVFTLETGRLNPETLALVDKVKANYPNLNFQLYYPDTQKAAEYDRQKGKFAFYESVELRRECCFIRKIEPLNRALQNADAWLTGQRREQSVTRTALALHEQDTSRGIDKYNPIFDWSELEVWAYILKHQIPYNELYKQGFPSIGCEPCTRPVKAGEDIRAGRWWWENKDSKECGLHK; this is encoded by the coding sequence ATGAGTTTTTTAAGACCGAATTTATGGCAAATCCCGACTCCGAGCGAAGCGGATTTTGCAAATCTTAGTCAAAAAGAGACCGCTTTATATCAACGTATTCAACAAATTAGCCAGCAGCACCGTAATGCAAAATTCGCCAACAGTTTGGCGGTGGAAGATATGCTGATTACCGATGTGATCGCCAAAAGCCAAGCAAATATTACCGTGTTCACTTTGGAAACCGGACGTTTAAATCCAGAAACTTTAGCGCTGGTTGATAAGGTGAAAGCAAATTACCCGAATTTAAATTTCCAACTTTATTATCCTGATACGCAAAAAGCGGCGGAATATGATCGGCAAAAAGGTAAATTCGCCTTTTATGAAAGCGTAGAGTTACGCCGAGAATGTTGTTTTATTCGCAAAATCGAACCGCTTAATCGAGCCTTACAAAATGCGGATGCGTGGCTAACCGGACAACGCCGAGAACAGTCGGTCACTCGCACCGCACTTGCTTTACATGAACAAGATACGAGCCGAGGTATCGATAAATATAATCCGATTTTTGATTGGTCCGAATTAGAGGTTTGGGCGTATATCTTAAAACATCAAATTCCTTATAACGAACTGTATAAACAAGGATTCCCAAGTATCGGTTGCGAGCCTTGTACCCGTCCTGTCAAAGCCGGAGAAGATATCCGAGCCGGTCGTTGGTGGTGGGAAAACAAAGACAGTAAAGAGTGTGGATTACATAAATAA
- the cysG gene encoding siroheme synthase CysG, translating into MNYLPIFVDLKNRPVLVVGGGHVAVRKIDALLKAGASVKVVAEKLHSSLQVLVDEGKVEWLATTFEASQVTSSYLVIAATDDNALNQQVFDTAESQQRLVNVVDDQPRCSYIFPSIIDRSPVQIAISSGGAAPVLIRLLREKLEALIPHNLGAMAEIATRWRYAVKTKFPQLTQRRRFWEKLFTHQSFQRLTENHQIEQAEALVEAELQNNNPVLGEVSLVGAGPGDAGLLTLKGLQTIQQADVVLYDALVSEAILELVRRDADKVFVGKRAGKHSVKQEDTNQLLVKYAKQGKRVVRLKGGDPFVFGRGGEELEILKAENIPFSVVPGITAALGATAYAGIPLTHRDHAQTAMFITGHLKPDGNRLKWETLAQGNQTLVVYMGTIKAAELSAELQKHGKPSDTPVAIISNGTLPNQQVQTGVLSELAELAENAPTPALIVIGEVVKLQKELEWFGKQAMQFVSTQETLWKQAA; encoded by the coding sequence ATGAATTACTTACCAATTTTTGTAGATTTAAAAAACCGACCGGTATTGGTCGTTGGCGGCGGACACGTTGCCGTACGTAAAATTGATGCCTTATTAAAAGCCGGAGCATCAGTCAAAGTGGTGGCTGAGAAACTCCATTCCTCGCTACAAGTTTTAGTGGATGAAGGTAAAGTCGAATGGCTTGCTACAACATTTGAAGCGAGTCAAGTTACCTCCAGCTATTTAGTGATCGCCGCTACCGATGACAATGCCTTAAATCAACAGGTATTTGATACGGCGGAAAGCCAACAACGCTTAGTGAACGTAGTGGATGACCAACCTCGTTGTAGCTATATTTTCCCTTCGATTATCGATCGTTCTCCAGTGCAAATTGCGATTTCTAGTGGCGGTGCCGCGCCGGTCTTAATTCGTTTATTACGCGAAAAATTAGAAGCCTTGATTCCGCATAATTTGGGCGCAATGGCAGAGATAGCGACCCGTTGGCGTTATGCGGTCAAAACCAAATTTCCTCAATTAACCCAACGCCGCCGTTTTTGGGAAAAACTGTTTACCCATCAAAGTTTTCAGCGTCTGACTGAAAATCATCAAATCGAACAAGCGGAAGCATTAGTGGAAGCTGAATTACAAAACAATAATCCGGTTTTGGGTGAGGTTTCGTTAGTCGGTGCGGGGCCGGGCGATGCCGGTTTACTCACCTTAAAAGGTTTACAAACCATTCAACAGGCGGATGTGGTGTTATATGACGCACTGGTTTCCGAAGCGATTTTAGAATTGGTTCGCCGTGATGCGGATAAAGTGTTTGTCGGTAAACGAGCCGGTAAACACAGCGTCAAACAGGAAGATACCAATCAGCTACTGGTGAAATATGCCAAACAAGGTAAACGGGTGGTGCGTTTAAAAGGTGGTGATCCGTTTGTATTCGGGCGTGGCGGCGAAGAATTAGAAATCCTTAAAGCGGAAAATATTCCGTTTAGTGTTGTGCCGGGTATTACTGCCGCATTAGGAGCGACCGCTTATGCAGGGATTCCGCTTACGCATCGTGATCATGCGCAAACGGCAATGTTTATTACCGGTCATTTGAAGCCGGACGGAAACCGACTTAAATGGGAAACGCTTGCCCAAGGCAATCAAACGCTGGTGGTTTATATGGGAACAATTAAAGCCGCTGAGCTGTCCGCCGAGTTACAAAAACACGGCAAACCGTCCGATACACCGGTAGCAATCATTAGTAACGGCACATTGCCAAATCAACAGGTGCAAACCGGTGTACTGAGTGAATTAGCGGAACTTGCTGAAAATGCTCCAACACCGGCATTGATTGTGATTGGCGAAGTAGTGAAATTACAAAAAGAACTCGAATGGTTCGGTAAACAAGCGATGCAATTTGTTTCAACTCAAGAAACACTATGGAAACAAGCAGCATAA